The stretch of DNA CCCTTACCCCGGCCATCTGGCGCCGTCGGCCAGGGCGCGTCCATTCCGACCGGGGTAGCCAGTATGCCTCAGGGGATTACCATGAGGTCTTGGAACTCCATGGCTTCCTGTGCGGCATGAGTCGGAAAGGCGATGGAAAGCTTCGTCCACTCGCTGAAGGTCGAACAGGTCAATGATTGCCGCTACCCGACACGGGAAGAAGCCAAGGGCGATATCTTTAAGGAACCTCTGAACAAACCCTGCTGGTAAGCTAATCCCTGCCCAGAACCCATGAACGCGGTGCCCCCATGAAACAGACCACCTTTGCCTCCTTAGCGTTTGACCGGAAGAAGAAGCAGACTCGGCGTGAGAAGTTTCTGGCCGAGATGGAGCAGGCGGTGCCGTGGCCGGAGTTGCTGGCGGTGATCGAACCGCATGACCCGAAAGCGGGTCGGCGCGGTCGTCAACCGTACCCGTTGGCGACGATGCTCAGGCTTTACTTCCTCCAGCAAGGGTATGCCTTGTCCGACCCGGGCCTGGAAGATGCCCTGTACGAGATCGAATCGATGCGGCGCTTTGCGGGTCTGGAGTTGGCCGATGACGCGCTGCCGGATGAAACCACGATCCTCAACTTCCGGCGCCTGCTGGAACGTCACGAGCTGACGGCGAAGTTGATGAACGCCATCAATGACGTGTTGGAAGCGCGAGGGTTGCTGCTCAAGGGGGGCACGATGGTGGATGCGACGATTATCCACGCCGCGCCATCGACGAAGAACAAGGCCAAAGCGCGCGACCCCGAGATGCACCAGACCAAGAAGGGCCATCAGTGGTTCTTCGGCATGAAGGTGCACGTGGGAGCAGACGTTCACACCGGCGTCGCCCACACGGTCTCGGTGACACCGGCCCATGCCGCCGACATCAGCCAGTTGCCGAACCTGCTGCGCGAGGACGACCGGCTGATCCTCGGCGATGCCGGCTACGTCAACGACACCTATAAGCGCGCTGCGCGGCAGGCCGGGGTCGTGTGGGGCGTCGCCTTGAAAGCCCGTCCGAAACGGCGCTTGGGGGCTGCGCAGAAACGCCGCCATCGGCGAATGTCGTCGATCCGCAGCCGAGTCGAGCACCTTTTTCGGGTGATGAAGCGGCAGTTCGGCTACACCAAGACGCGCTACCGGGGTCTGGCTAAGAACGCCGCCCAGGTGTTGACCCTCATAGGGTTGACCCATCTTTACCTAAAGATGCGCGCATTGATGACCTGACGGGCGAGGTGCGCCCGGCATCCGCCCCGACGGGCGCATCCGGGTGGAAATCGCCGCGGTAAGCAAGGCATTTCGGTGCCATTTACCCATTTTTCAAAGCCTGATTATCAGCGGGATGTGTTTTTACCGGCCAAATCGGGTTTGTTCAGAGGTTCCTTAAGTATATCGAGACCTATTACAATCCGATCCGGCGTCACTCCACTTTGAATGACCTGTCACCCAGGGACTTCGAGAGCCGGAAGGCGGCCTAATGAGCCCGGTGTCCAGAAAAGGGTTGCAAGATCAGTTTACAGCTACATCCGGTGGTGTTACCGACTGCATTTCCAGTCTTCGCTCTCCAGCGAACGCAGTTTGCACCAGGCGTAGACCGCCGGGATGACCGCCAGGGTCAGGACGGTGGAGGAGACCATCCCGCCGACCATGGGCGCGGCGATGCGGCGCATGACTTCCGAGCCGGAGCCGGTGCTCCAGAGGATGGGCAGGAGGCCCGCCATGATCGCAGTGACGGTCATCATCTTAGGCCGCACCCGCTCCACCGCGCCGGCCATGACGGCGCGATAGAGATCATCCGTGCCGGGCGTGCGGCCTGTCCGGCGGGCTTCCTCGCGCAGTTCCTTCCAGGCGTGGTCGAGATAGATCAGCATGACCACGCCGGTTTCCGCGGCGACGCCGGCCAGGGCGATGAAGCCGATGCCCACGGCGATGCTCAGGTTGTAATCGAGCAGCCACAGCAGCCACACTCCGCCGACCAGGGCGAACGGCACGGAGGCCATCACGATCAGGGTTTCGGTCAGCCGTCCGAAGTTCAGGTACAGCAGGACGAAGATCACGGCGAGGGTGAGCGGCACCACCAGCATCAGGCGCTGTTCGGCCCGCTGCAGGTATTCGAACTGTCCGCTCCAGGTGACGAAGTAGCCGGGCGGCAGTTTCACCGCCGACTGCACCGCCCGCCGCGCGTCCTCGACATAGCCGCCGATGTCGCGTCCGCGCAGGTCGACGAATACGTAGGCCGAGAGCAGTGCGTTCTCGGTGCGGATGCCGGGGGCGCCCAGCGTGAGCGAGATGTGGGCGAGCTGGCCGAGCGGGACGTTGGCGCCGGAGTCAGCTCCGCTGCTCTTCGAGTCAGTGGGAATCAGGATGTGGCTGCCCAGGCTCAGGGGATCGTCCCTCAGCTCGCGGGGATAGCGCACGATCACGCCGAAGCGCTCGCGTCCTTCCACCGTGGTGGTGATGGTTTCGCCGCCCAGCGCGGTGGCGATCACCTCCTGCAGGTCGCCGACGGTCAGGCCGTAGCGCGCCAGCTGGGTGTAATCCGGTTCGATGTTGAGGTAATGGCCGCCGGTGACGCGCTCGGCGTACACGCTGGTGGTGCCCGGCACGGTCTTGATGGCCTGCTCGATCTGGCGGGCGAGGCGGTCCAGGGTTTCCAGGTCCCGGCCGAACACCTTGACGCCGATGGGGGTGCGGATGCCGGTGGATAGCATGTCGATCCGGTTCTTGATCGGCATGGTCCAGGCATTGGTGACGCCGGGGATCTGCAGCGCCTGGTCCATCTCGGCGACCAGCTTGTCGATCGTCATGCCCGGCCGCCACTGATCCTGAGGCTTCAGGTTGACCAGGGTCTCGGCCATTTCCAGCGGCGCCGGATCGGTGGCGGTCTGGGCGCGGCCGGCCTTGCCGAACACCGAGGCCACCTCCGGAAAACGCTTCAGGATGCGGTCCTGGGTCTGCAGCAGCTCCGACGCCTTGGTGATGGAGATGCCAGGCAGGGTGGTCGGCATGAACAACAGGGTGCCTTCGTTCAGCGTGGGCATGAATTCGCTGCCGAGGCGAGAGGCCGGATAGAGCGTCGCCGCCAGAATGGCGAAGGCGCCGGTCAGGGTGAGGGCCTTGTGGCGCAGCACGCCCCGGATCACGGGCCGGTACAGGCCGATGAGCAGCCGGTTCACCGGGTTGCGGGCCTCCGGCAGGATGCGGCCGCGCACGAACAGCAGCATCATGACCGGCACCACCGTGACCGACAGCAGCGCGGCGCCGGCCATGGCGAAGGTCTTGGTGTAGGCCAGCGGATGGAACAGCCGGCCTTCCTGGGCTTCCAGCGCGAACACGGGCAGGAACGAGACGGTGATGATCAGCAGGCTGAAGAACAGGGCCGGCCCCACCTCCCGGCAGGCGGCGCGGATGAGTTCGATGCGGGGTCGGTCGGGGTCGCGCTCCAGATGCTTGTGGGCGTTCTCGATCATCACGATGGCGGCGTCCACCATGGCCCCGATCGCGATGGCGATGCCGCCCAGGCTCATCAGGTTGGAATTTAGATCCATCGAGCGCATCACGATGAAGGCGATCAGGATGCCGACCGGCAGCATCAGGATGGCGACCAGGGCGCTGCGCAGATGGAACAGGAACAGCGCGCAGACCGCGGCGACCACCGCGCTTTCCTCCAGCAGGGTTTCGCGCAGGGTGGCGATGGCGCGCAGGATCAGCTCCGAGCGGTCGTACACCGGCACGATGTCGACGCCTTCGGGCAGGCCGGGGGCGATTTCGAGCAGCCGGGCCTTGACGCTGTCGATCACGTCCAGCGCGTTCTGGCCGTAGCGGGCCAGGGCGATGCCGGATACCACCTCGCCTTCGCCGTTCAGTTCGGCGATGCCGCGGCGCTCGTCCGGCACCAGCTCCACCCGGGCGACGTCGCGGATCAGCACCGGGATGCCGCCTGCGGCCTTCACCACCAGTTGTTCCAGGTCGGCGATGCCGTGCAGGTAGCCGCGTCCGCGCACCATGTACTCCGTTTCCGCCAGCTCGACCACGCGCCCGCCCACGTCGGTGTTGCTGGCGCGGATTACCTCGATGATCTTCTTCAAGGGCACGCCGTAGGCCTGCAGCTTGTGCGGATCGATGGTCACCTGGTACTGCTGCACGAAGCCGCCGATGCTGGCGACCTCGGCCACGCCCTGCGCCTTGCTGAGCTGATAGCGCAGGAACCAGTCCTGCAGCGTGCGCAGCTCGGCCAGGGTGTGGCCGGCGCCGGTGATCGCGTACTGGTAGACCCAGCCGACCCCGGTCGCGTCCGGGCCGATGCGCGGGGTGACGTTCTTGGGCAGCTTCGCGGCGGCGGCGTTGAGGTATTCCAGCACCCGCGAGCGCGCCCAGTAGATGTCGGTGCCGTCGTCGAAGATGACGTAGACGTAGGAGGCCCCGAAGAACGAGAAGCCGCGCACCACCTTGGAGCGGGGCACGTTCAGCATCGAGGTGGTGAGGGGATAGGTGACCTGGTCCTCCACGACCTGCGGCGCCTGGCCGGGGTATTCGGTGTAGACGATGACCTGGGCGTCGGACAGGTCGGGGAGGGCATCCAGCGGGGTGCGAACCACGGCATAGATGCCGGCGGCGACCACGGCGACCGTCGCCAGCAGCACCAGGAAGACATTGCGCAGGGACCAGTCGATGACGTGCGCGAGCATCTCAATGGCCTCCGTGCATCGAATGGTCGGGCGCGGCGGTCGGGGCGGGCGAGGGCTGGCCGGTCGAAAAACTGCCGATCGCCGCGCGCAGGTTGCTTTCCGAATCGATCAGGAAATTGGCGCGCGTCACCACCTCTTCGCCTGCGCTGAGTCCCCGGCGGATTTCCGTATACCCCTCCACCCGCTGGCCGGTTTCGACCGGGCGGGGCTCGAAGTTGCCTTCGCCCAGGCGGACCAGAACCAGCTGCCGGGTGCCGCTGTCGAGCACGGCGGAGTCGGGCACCGCCAGCACCGGTTCCGCCTCCGCCGCCGCCTGCAGGGTGACGTCGCCGTACATCGCCGGCTTGAGCCGTTGCTTCGGATTCGCCAGTTCGATGCGCACCCTCGCCGTGCGCACGGCATCGGTCACCGTGGGGTAGACATAGCTCACCCGGCCTTCGAAGGACTGCTCCGGATAGGCATTGAAGCCGATGCGGGCGGTCTGCCCCACCCGGACATGGCCGAGGTCCTGCTCGAAGATCGAAGCGATCACCCAGACCGTGGACAGATCGGCGATGCGGAACAAGGTGTCGCCGGGCAGGAAGCGCATGCCCTGCAGCGCATTCTTCTCCAGCACGATGCCGTTCACCGGCGACGCCAGCGGCACCCGGCGCTGGATTTCGCCGCTGGCCTCGAACCGGCGCAGCCAGGGTTCCGGCACGCTCCAGTTGCGCAGCCGCTGGATCGCCCCTTCCCGCAAGGCCCGGCTGGCCTCGCCGGAGCCGGCGATGCGGTATTCCTCCTGGGCCGAGACCAGGTCGGGGCTGTACGCCTCCAGCAGCACTTCGCCCTGCCGTACCGGCTGTCCGGTGGTGTTGACGCCCAGCCGTTCGATCCAGCCCTCGAAGCGCGGCGCGATCGCATGGACCCGGCGCTCGTCGATCTCGACCACGCCCAGCGCCCGGATGACGTGGGTCAGGACCCGGCGCCGCGCCGGCTCGGACCGCACACCGAGCTTCTGGATCTTCTCCGGGCCGAGGCTGATGACCGCTTCACCGGAGCGGGCGGACGGCGCCAGGTCTTCGGCGTAGACCGGCACGTAGTCCATCCCCATGTCGTCCTTGGCCGGCACGGGCGATGTGACCTGCGGGTTCATCGGATTGCGGTAGAACAAGGGACGCCTCGCGGCTGCGGTCTCCGGGCCGGGTGGAGGCGGTGGCGCGGTTTTCCGTCCCAGCCCGTAGCCGCCGAGGCCGGTGCCGGCCAATGCCAGGAGGAGCAAGATCGGACGTACAGACGGTTTCATAGCGTTTCCTTGCCGAGGGCGGCGGCGAGGCGGGCGAGCGCCTGCTGGGAAGTGGTGAGGGCGTTCCAGTACTGCACCTGGTAATCGAACACCGAGAGCTGGGCGCGCAGCACGTCGGCGAAGGCGATCTTGCCCACCCGATAACTGGCGGTCAGGGAATCCAGCGTGCCGCGCGCCTGCGGTAGGAGTTCCTTCTCGAACAGGCTCAGGCGCTCATGGGCATGGTGGTAGGCAGCCAGCGCGGTGGTCACGTCGGCCTGGACGCTGCGTTCGGCATCATGCAGCGCATAGCGTTCCCGCATCAGCTCGCTCTGCCTCTGGTCGACCTGCTTGGACTGCTTGGTCGCGGCGTACAGCGGCAGGTTGATGCTCAGCCGGAAGTTGGCGAAGTCGCTGCGGAATTCGCCATTCGGCGCGTTCTGGCGGAAGGCGTAGCCGAAGCCGAGGTTGAGGTCGGGCAGGTACTCCTTTTTCGCCAGGTCGAGGCGGTTCTGGGCGGCTTCGATGGCCGCCTGTTTCTGGGCCAGCAGCGGCCGCTGGGCCTGGGCCTGGTCGAGCAGCGCCGGCTCGGCCGACAGTTCGGGAAAACTGAACGCGGCTTCGCTGGGCAGTTCCAGCGTGCTGTCGCTGGAGCGGTCGAGCAGCACGTTGAGACGGGCCGCCTCGCCGTGGCGCATGTTGATCAGTTCCAGGGTCTTGTCGCGCAGCTTGGTGAGTTCCAGCCGGGCCAGCAGGCTGTCCGACTGTTCCGCCTGGCCGAGCCGGTAGCGCTGGTCGGCGATGTCCGCCAGCTTGGCCATCCAGTCCCGGCTTTCGGCGAGAATGCCGAGGGTGCGGTCGTAGTAGAACAGCGCCCACCAGCTCAGGCGGATGTCCCGCGCCAGCCGGAGCCGTGCTTCATCGGCATCCTTGGCCGCGCCGATGGCTTCCTGCTGCGCCGCCCGTTCGGCCAGGCCGAGCTTGCCCGGAAACGGAAGCTGCTGGCTGACGGCGACTTCCATCATGGTCATCTGGTCCTGGTTGAGGCTGAAATCGTTGGTGGGGACGTTCAGCGCGCCGAAGCTCAGGAAAGGATCGGGCAGGCTGCCGGCCTGGGGCGGAACGCTGGCCAGGGCATCGGCGCGGGCCTTGATTTCGGCCAGCCCGGGATTGCCGGCCAGCGCCTGGTTCAGCGCCTGTTCCAGGGAAAGTGGACCGGCCTGTGCCGGCGCCGTCAGGCAGACGGTCAGCAGCACAGCGAAGTCCGGTCGCCTGTACGAGGGGTGTAGCGAAAACATGGAATGCTCCTTTTTCGGACGCGGTCGAGCGGCGATTCCCTCCCGGTCCGGCGCAGGACGCGGCAGGCCAATCGCGTTGCGGTCAGCAATGGAAAAGGAGCGCTAATTCAGCAGGACGCAGAAGCGGAGAGCGACGGGAACCTTGGGAAGGGGGGGAGGCCGCCGCAGGTAGTGGTGGTCCGGCAGCCGCCGGATCGCGGCCCATGGGCCGATGAAAACCAATAGGCAGAGCGTGAGGAGTTTTGCCGGAAAGCCGGGGCCGGCCTGGTCGATGGCGATGCCGTCTTCGTCCACCGCCTGCACGCCGAAACAGGAAGCCTGCTTGTCGCAGCCGCCCGGCGTGGCTCGATGGGAGGTGTCTTGCTCCGGCATCCCGGCGCAATGGTCCGCTGCCTGCTTGGCCTCGGGGCCGTTAGCCATCAGGCAGACCGCGCCGACGGAGGACGAGAGCCAGACGCACAGGCTCAGTACCGCGCAAAGGCGGACGGCGAGCGAGCGGCGGATTTGCCAGGGCAGGGACATCGACATGGTGGGGAATAAAAACATGTTGCCGGAGCTTGTGCAACCGGGAACACGTTGGTCTGCCGCCACGAAACCTCAAGGCGAATCTTCCGTCGTGAGCGGCAGCAGCCCCCGCAGATTGCGGAAACTGCTGGAGCGCACGATGTCCAGGAAATCCCCCATGTACGCCGTTTGCGCCATGTCTTCCGTGGTAGCTGCGTACAGCGCGCTCCAAAGGCCGGTTTCGCCGATCGGCTTGGCCAGCACGTATTCGCGCTCGAGATAGTTTTGCACGGTCCAGTTGGGCAGGGCGGCGATGCCGCGGCGGCTGGCGACGAGCTGCAGGATGGCGACCGTGAGTTCGGCGGTGCGCCGCTTCGGCTCGATGCCGCGGGGCTTGAGCACCTTGCGGACGATGTCCAGCATGTCCTCCGGCACCGGATAGCTGAGCAGGGTTTCCTCGGCGAAATCCTCCGGCGCCAGGAAGGTTTTGGGCGCGAGCGGATGCTGGCGCGACACCAGGCCCACGATCTCGAACCGGAACAGCGGATGGAAGGCGACGCCCTCGCGCGCCTGAGGTTCGGACACCACCACCAGCTCGGCGCGGTCCTCCCGCAGCAGGCCCAAGGGATCGGCGTGGAAGCCGGAGACCAGGTCCAGCTCGATCTCCGGCCAGTGTTCGCGGAACTGGTCCATCGCCGGCATCAGCCAGTCGAAGCAGGTATGGCACTCCACCGCGATCCGGAGCTGGCCGCTGTTGCCCTGGGCGATGCGGGCGATGTCGCGTTCGGCTTCCCGCACCGCCTTCATCACCGTCTCGGCCAGACTGTGGAGGCGCTGGCCTGCGGGCGACAGGCGCAAGGGCTGGGTCTTGCGCTCGAACAGCACCACGCCGTAGTGCTCCTCCAACTGCTTGATCTGGTGCGAGATGGCCGACTGGGTGAGGAACACCCGCGCCGCCGCCTTCGACAGCGTGCCGGTTTCGACCAGGGCCAGGAGGGTTTGCAGGTGGCGGAGTTCCAGCAGAGATGGCTTCATGAATGAAATCGATGACTGCGATGAAAATATTGAGTTTGAATAATAATCATCCTGTCCCGATCATGCCAGCTCTCAATTCGATGAGCACGAGGAGGCAGATATGGCAGTCACACATTCCCTGGGATTTCCCCGCATCGGCGCAGGCCGCGAACTGAAGCAGGCCGTCGAAGCCTATTGGGCCGGCCGGGCCGGCTTGGCGGAGTTGATGGAAACGGGACGGCAGTTGCGGGAACGGCACTGGAAGATCCAGAGCCATTCCGGCATCGATCTGGTGCCGGTCGGCGACTTCGCCTGGTACGACCAGATGCTGAACATGACGGCGCTGCTGGGTGCCGCCCCCGACCGGTTCGGCTTCCAGCCGGATGTTCTGACCCTGGACCAGTATTTCCAGCTCGCGCGGGGCAACGCCGAGCAGCCGGCGATGGAAATGACCAAGTGGTTCGACACCAACTACCACTACATCGTCCCCGAGTTCGACCGGGAGACCCGCTTCGGTCCGGGCACGGAATGGCTGTTCGACGAAGTGGAGGAGGCCAAGGCCCTGCGGCTCAATCCCAAGCCGGTGCTGATCGGGCCTCTGACCTATCTCTATCTCGGCAAGGAAAGGCAGGCCGGCTTCGGCCGCCTGGAACTCCTGCCCCGGCTGCTGCCGGCCTATGCCGCGATCCTGCGGCGTCTGCATGCCGCGGGCGTGCACTGGGTGCAGATGGACGAGCCGATCCTGGGGCTGGACCTGCCGCCCGACTGGATCGAAGCCTTCGCGCCGGCCTATGCCGCCCTGGCGGAAGCCGGTCCCAAGCTGTTGCTGGCGACCTATTTCGCTTCGGTGGCGGAGCACGCGGTCTGGCTCAAGTCCTCGGCTGTCGCCGGGGTGCATATCGACGCGGTGCGGGCGCCGGAACAGGTGGCCGATTTCGTCGAAGAGTTCCCGGCGGACAAGGTGCTTTCCCTGGGCCTGATCGACGGGCGCAACGTCTGGCGCACCGACCTGCGCCGCGCGCTGGACCTGGCGGAAAGCGCCAGTGCGGCACTCGGGGAGAGGCTGTGGCTCGCGCCCAGCTGCTCCCTGCTGCACGTGCCGCAGGACCTGGAGCTGGAAACCTCGCTGAATCCCGAGATCAAGGCCTGGCTCGCCTTCGCCGTGCAGAAGCTGGAGGAGCTGGCCGTGATCGACAAGGGGCTGCGGCTGGGGCGGCAGGCCGTCGCCGCCGAACTGGCGGAACAGGAGCGCTTGCTGCTGGCCCGGGCGCAATCGCCGCTGACCCATGATCCCGACGTCAAGCGGCGGCTGGAGGGATTGAGCGATGCCGATTTCCGCCGCTACTCGCCGTTCGGCGAGCGTTGTCCGCTGCAGCGCGAGCGGCTGCGTCTGCCGCCGTTTCCGACCACCACCATCGGCTCCTTTCCCCAGACGCCGGCGATCCGCAAGGCGCGGGCTGCCCACCGCAGCGGCGAGCTGAACGAGGCGGCCTACCGGGACGCGATGCGGGCGGCCATCCGCGAAGCCATCGGCAAGCAGGAAGCCCTGGGGCTGGACCTGCTGGTGCACGGCGAGGCCGAGCGCAACGACATGGTGGAGTATTTCGGCGAGCAGTTGGCCGGCTACGCCTTCACCAAGCACGGCTGGGTGCAGAGCTACGGCTCCCGCTGCGTCAAGCCGCCGATCATTTACGGCGACGTGGCGAGAGCTAAGCCGATGACGGTGGAATGGATCGGCTACGCCCAAAGCCTGACGAAGAAGCCCGTCAAAGGCATGCTGACGGGGCCGGTGACCATGCTGCAATGGTCCTTCGTGCGGGACGACCAGCCGCGCGCGACGACCGCCCTGCAGATCGCGCTGGCGATCCGCGACGAGGTGGCCGACCTGGAAGCCGCCGGCGTGGCGGCGATCCAGATCGACGAGCCGGCATTCCGCGAAGGGCTGCCGCTCAAGGCCGCCGATCGGGCCGATTATCTGGACTGGGCGGTCAAGGCGTTCCGGCTCGCCTCCTGCGGCGTCGCCGACGACACCCAGATCCATACCCACATGTGTTATTCCGAGTTCGGCGACATCCTGCCGGCCATCGCCGCGCTGGATGCCGACGTCATCACCGTCGAAACCTGCCGCTCGGCCATGGACCTGCTGGAAGCCTTCCGCGTCTTCGGCTATCCCAACGACATCGGCCCCGGCGTCTACGACATCCATTCGCCACGGGTTCCGGCCGGCGCCGAGATGCGGGCGCTGCTGGAAAAGGCCGCCGCGGCGGTCGATCCGGAGCGGCTGTGGGTCAACCCGGACTGTGGCCTGAAAACCCGCCAGTGGCCGGAGGTCGAGCAGGCGCTGGCGAACATGGTCGAGGCGGCCAGGGCCATGCGAGAGGCGAAATCGGGGCTCGAATCGGCGGGACGAAAGGGAGCTTTGAAACGGGCATGAACCTGAACGCGCTCGTTGAACTCTCCATGGGAATCGTTCGGGGTGAACCCTTAGGCAAGCTCACGGCTCGGGACGAACGGCATTCTTGCGCGTCCAACGGAAGCATTTGACGTGAAAGTCGCGGCAACCGCGCCCGACCAGCGGGTAGGGCGGAACCGTCTTTTCGGGTTCCGCCAGATGCGGCGGATCGCCTTCGGCATCCGCCTTACCTGACTTCCATCTTCAAGGGTGGCTGGTCGCCACGATCCTCGGGAAGAATGAAAACGGCGGAACCGGTCGCCCGGTTCCGCCGTTTTTTCCCGATGTCCTTCCACCTCGAGGCGCGGATACGGGATTGGGCCCTAAGCCGCTACCGTTCGGCGCCCCCGCGGTGAAAAGCCATCCCTGGCGGTTGGGACAGTGTCCTCAATGCCCCGGCGACCCCTTGAAGCTGGTCTCCAGGCTATGGCAGGTGTCGCAGCCGATCGGGGTGCCGGCGGCCACTTTCACGACCTTGGTCTTGAACCCGGCCTTCTTCAGCTTCTTGCCGTCGAAGCCGCGGAAGTCGAACACCCGGTCCACCGGCGTCTTGGACAGACGGGTGCCCTTGTGGTCGTTGCCGTGGCAGGCTGCGCACTGGTCTTCGCCATTCGCTCCGGGCATTTTGGCGTAGTTGTTGTGCCAGCCGCCGTAGGTGCCGCCGTCGCTGTTGGCGACGTCGCCATTGGCCTGCTTCCACCAGTACGGGTCGTTGACGGGATGCATGTCGTGCGGTCCGCCCAGGATGCCGGGCTTGGCGTCGCCGCTGTACTGGCCGCCATCCAGGTCTTCCAGCTTGGCGAATGAATCCGCCGTGTGGCAGACGTTGCATTCCAGGATGGTGCCGGTGTGGCCCTGGAGCTGCAGCGCGGTGACGTTGTCGTTCGAGCTGGGATCGCGGTTGGGCCAGACGCCGTGGGCCGGGCCGTGGCAGGCACCGCAGGCGACGTCGCCGTGCTTGTCCTTGCTGTCGCGGTAGACCCGTTCGTTGATGTTGAACGAGACGTCGACGGTGTACCCGCCATCCGGCGACGATGGATCGTTCATCCATTGGGTGGTCGGCATCTTGCCGTAGTCCTTGGGTTGCACCGCGAAACGCTCGGTCTTGGGCGGGCGGGTGGTGGCTGAACGGTCGCCGTCGTCGAAGGCGCGCTTCATGACGCCGGCGCTGAAGAAGCCGCTGCCGCCGTCGTTGGCGTTGCCGGTATGGCAAGAACCGCAGTCGGGCTCGTCGTAATAAGCCACGCGGTGCTTGTTGCCGTCGGCGCCAACTTGGGATTTTTCATACGCCAAGCCTTGGGCCAGCATGTCTCCATGGCAGTCGTAGCAGGTCACCCCGGCCGTGTACATACGGTCGCGATATTGCTGTTCGCGCTGGCCGGCGTGGCACTGCAGGCAGTTTTCCTCCATTGGCTTGGATTCGCCGCTGGCGGTTTTCACAGGGAACAGCGTGTTGGGATTGGCGCCCTGAGCGGGGTCCCACAGCTTAGGCACGCCACTGGCTTCGCGCAGGATGTTGTCCGGATTGGACGGGTCGCGCTGGAAGCGGCCGTGGAGCTTGTGCATGGCCATGGTGTAGTTCGGCCAGTAACCGCCATTGCCCCACTGCGCGCCGGTTTCGTCCATGAAGAAATAATCCTGCCACATGACCACTCCCAGGGGCCAGTGGCGGGTGGGAGATGAATGGCAGGCCGCGCAGAAAAAGGAGCCGTCGTTGCTGATCTGGCCTTGATCGTTGTGGCCCGCGCCGTAAAGACGTTCCTGAAGGAGATTCAGTCCGTCGTAAAAATCGTGCAGGCTGTAGACGTTCTTCATCGCAGCGTCTTCCTGGTCCCTCAGGGTTTTGCCC from Methylococcus geothermalis encodes:
- the metE gene encoding 5-methyltetrahydropteroyltriglutamate--homocysteine S-methyltransferase, which codes for MAVTHSLGFPRIGAGRELKQAVEAYWAGRAGLAELMETGRQLRERHWKIQSHSGIDLVPVGDFAWYDQMLNMTALLGAAPDRFGFQPDVLTLDQYFQLARGNAEQPAMEMTKWFDTNYHYIVPEFDRETRFGPGTEWLFDEVEEAKALRLNPKPVLIGPLTYLYLGKERQAGFGRLELLPRLLPAYAAILRRLHAAGVHWVQMDEPILGLDLPPDWIEAFAPAYAALAEAGPKLLLATYFASVAEHAVWLKSSAVAGVHIDAVRAPEQVADFVEEFPADKVLSLGLIDGRNVWRTDLRRALDLAESASAALGERLWLAPSCSLLHVPQDLELETSLNPEIKAWLAFAVQKLEELAVIDKGLRLGRQAVAAELAEQERLLLARAQSPLTHDPDVKRRLEGLSDADFRRYSPFGERCPLQRERLRLPPFPTTTIGSFPQTPAIRKARAAHRSGELNEAAYRDAMRAAIREAIGKQEALGLDLLVHGEAERNDMVEYFGEQLAGYAFTKHGWVQSYGSRCVKPPIIYGDVARAKPMTVEWIGYAQSLTKKPVKGMLTGPVTMLQWSFVRDDQPRATTALQIALAIRDEVADLEAAGVAAIQIDEPAFREGLPLKAADRADYLDWAVKAFRLASCGVADDTQIHTHMCYSEFGDILPAIAALDADVITVETCRSAMDLLEAFRVFGYPNDIGPGVYDIHSPRVPAGAEMRALLEKAAAAVDPERLWVNPDCGLKTRQWPEVEQALANMVEAARAMREAKSGLESAGRKGALKRA